The following is a genomic window from Variovorax paradoxus.
AGGTAGCTCAGGTCTTTCAGCGGATCGACCTGCACGGTGCCGATCTGCGCAAAGCGCGTGACCGAGATCGGGATCTGTCCGATGGTGTAGCCATCAGGCCTGGCGGAAGCCAGGGCCTTGGTGCCGATCATTCCCGAAGCGCCGGCCCGGTTTTCAAGCGCAATCGGCTGGCCGAGTTCTCGCGCTGCAATCTGGCAGATGGCGCGCATCGAGCGGTCGGCCGTGCCGCCGGCCGGCCAGGGGCAGATGAAGGTGATGGGGCGTTCGGGATAGTCGGCTGCGAATGCGCGGGCGGGCACCGCGGCCAGTGCGGCGGCACCAAGGCTGCCCAGCATCAATTGACGTCGCCGTGGGGAGTGATTCAAGGTCATGTGTGTCTCCGACGATTTGTAGTTCGATGAAAGCAGAGCGCATTCTTCAGTAGACAATCATTGCAATCCAATGAAATAGCGGACTCTCTTCATAGCCTGGAGGTTATGTAGATGAAAAGTCCCGCCACCGCCCACAATGAGCCAGATCGACCGCGTCCTGCGTTCCAACCTCAAGCTGCGCCACCTGCAAATGCTGGTGGCGCTCGACCAGTTCCGGCACCTGGGCCGCGCGGCCGAATTTCTTTCGGTCACCCAGCCGGCGGTTTCCAAGTCGTTGGTCGAAATAGAGCGCATGTTCGGCCTGGCGCTGTTCGAGCGCTCCACACGCGGCACCGAACCCACCCCCTATGGCGAGAGCGTGGTACGTTTTGCACGCTCGGTGCTTGCCGACTACGACCGCACCCGCGACGAGATTGCCGCGGTTGCCAGCGGTGCTGCGGGCCGCACCAGCGTGGGCGCCATGGTGGTGGCCATGCCCGTGCTCATGGCCCGCGCGGTCGAAATGCTCAAGACCCGTTCTTCGCAAACCACAGTGCTGGTGGAGGAGGGCGATCTCACCCGGCTGCTGCCCAAGCTGCGCCTGGGCGAGCTCGACCTGTTCGTGGGGCGCCTGGAGCCCGGTTACGCGGCACCTGACCTGGAAACGGAGGCGCTTCTTGCCGAGCCCATGACGGCGGTGGCGAGGCCCGGCCATCCGTTGGCCGCCAAACGCAGGTTGAACTGGGCCGACCTGGCGAAAGAGCGCTGCGTGATGCCGCCGCCCTGGGCGTCGCTGCGCGTCAAGCTCGACCAGATGTTCTTTCGCGACGGCGTGCACCCGCCAGCGGACATCATCGAGTCGGCTTCCTTCTTGGCGCAGATCAGCTTTCTGCAGAAACGCGACGCCGTGGCCTTCATGGCGCGCTCCGTGGCGCGGCACTTCCAGCAGCAAGGCATGCTGGAGGTGCTTCCTCTCAAGGTGCCCATCGACCTGCCGCCCGTCGGCCTCATCACCATGCGTGGCCGAAGGCGCACGCCCAGTACGCAGCAGCTCATCGAATGCCTGCGGCGTGCGGCCAAGGCAAGGCCCGAGCGGTAGGGGGCCGCCCCGGCGATCCGCAGCATCCCCAATTCATGGGTACTCTGCCGTGGCGCTCTGGGGCACCATCCGGACATGTATCTGCATACGTTGGTTGCCGGTCTGCCGCAGGCGGAACGCGCTGCATTGGTCCAGGCCACCGAACTGCGCTCCTGCCGGCGCAATGAAACCGTGCTCGCCGCCGACGAGTGGACCGACTGCATCTATTGCGTGGCAGGCGGGCTGCTGCGCGTGGTGGCGCATGGGAGCGCCAGCGACGACGTCACCACCGAATTCATCCGCCAGGACGATTTCTTCTTCGGCTCTTCTTTCAGCGAAGACCGCTACCAGGTCGCGCAGTCGCTGGTTGCGGCGCTTCCCTCGTCGGTTTACCTCATTCCGGTTTCCGAGATGCGCAGGCTGTGCGCGGCGCATCCGGAAATTTCGTTGAAGCTGCTCGAGATGGCCATGAGGCGCCTGAGCGCGATGCGCGGGCAGCTCAGGCGAATTTCGTCGCTCCCCTCCGAAGACCTGGTAGGCCGCGTGCTGCATCAGCTGAGCCAGCTGGCGCCTTCCACCACCGGCGGCTACGACAAGCGCATCACGCAGGCGGTGATCGCTTCTTATGCGGGGCTTTCGCGCGAGGTGGTCAACAAGGCCATGCGAAACATGGAAGACCGCGGGCTCGTGCGCCGCGACGAGCACGGCCTGCATGTGTCGGCCGATTTTGCCGCGACCGATTTCGAACCGCTGCCTTCCGAGCCCGGGGCAACCGGCG
Proteins encoded in this region:
- a CDS encoding LysR substrate-binding domain-containing protein, producing the protein MSQIDRVLRSNLKLRHLQMLVALDQFRHLGRAAEFLSVTQPAVSKSLVEIERMFGLALFERSTRGTEPTPYGESVVRFARSVLADYDRTRDEIAAVASGAAGRTSVGAMVVAMPVLMARAVEMLKTRSSQTTVLVEEGDLTRLLPKLRLGELDLFVGRLEPGYAAPDLETEALLAEPMTAVARPGHPLAAKRRLNWADLAKERCVMPPPWASLRVKLDQMFFRDGVHPPADIIESASFLAQISFLQKRDAVAFMARSVARHFQQQGMLEVLPLKVPIDLPPVGLITMRGRRRTPSTQQLIECLRRAAKARPER
- a CDS encoding Crp/Fnr family transcriptional regulator, which produces MYLHTLVAGLPQAERAALVQATELRSCRRNETVLAADEWTDCIYCVAGGLLRVVAHGSASDDVTTEFIRQDDFFFGSSFSEDRYQVAQSLVAALPSSVYLIPVSEMRRLCAAHPEISLKLLEMAMRRLSAMRGQLRRISSLPSEDLVGRVLHQLSQLAPSTTGGYDKRITQAVIASYAGLSREVVNKAMRNMEDRGLVRRDEHGLHVSADFAATDFEPLPSEPGATGAAGQPGALPEPDPRAD